TACACTTTCTCATGTAACCTTATTCCATGGAAGGTAAGCACACGTACATATTAAGACTCCGTTACTTCgtttatgtatattaaattCTGTAACGTCGCAGTGAGATTTACGATCGATTGAGAGCTTCCATTACCAGAAGGCAGGATATTCACACGAGATTGATGCAGAGGAATTACGCAGACCTACCCTTATGGTGGTTTAATGTGCTTCTTGTTGTGACCATGGCAATCTCCCTCGCACTCTTCATCTCCCTGAGCAAGGAGGTCCAGATGCCATGGTGGGGAGTAATCTTCGCAGCTGGCCTTGCCTTAATATTCACCCTTCCAGTCAGCATCATTACTGCCACAACAAATCAAATAACCCTGCAACTCTATTTCCTCTTTGTCCTGTtgaataaaacatataattaataataataataaagtctGTTTCAACTACAGACACCGGGATTGAATATCATCCCGGAGTATATTATGAGAGTAATACAACCGGGGAAACCCATAACCAATGTCTGTTTCAAGACATATGGATATATGAGCATGAGTCAGGCAATCGCTTTTCTTAGTGACTTCAAGTTGGGTCATTACAAGAAGATCCCTCCAAGATCAATGTTCCTAGTTCAGGTATGTTCTCTGCTCTTTATGAATTAATCTCATGCTTATCTGTCTAAAAATGCAATTAATCTCACATGTTACGGTTATGATTTCAGTTGATAGGAACAATCATAGCTGGAACAATTAATCTGGGAGCGGCATGGTGGCTTTTAGACTCTGTTGATCACATATGTAAGAGAGGTCTGCTCCCACAGAATAGCCCTTGGACATGTCCCAATGACCGAGTGTTTTTTGATGCATCTGTTATCTGGGGTTTGGTTGGACCCCAGCGAATTTTTGGTTCTCAAGGAATAATATTGCTTATCAATTAATATTGCTTGCGCCGAAGTATAACTGTATTGTCTAATTGGGTGTTTCTAGTATGCTTTGGGATAAAATAGTTTAACGTTGTTTCCCCGTTATGGCCTTAGATTCATGGTAAGTGTTTCCCTGTGTTATACTATAAAGTATTTATTTATGACAAATTATCTGGTTATTCACTTACAACCCTTCTTTTTTATCatacaaatataaaagataaacataaaaataaaaacaattaaaaagtgaataacttttttttaaatattatcaaaactttattagaatatttattttcaaaaataaataacataattttagaCATAGACTCCTATGTATTGGTTGAACCACATTAAAactttctcatttttattattcactCGCATATTATCTTACataaaaacattatatataatagataacaaaattaacttaCAATTCTAATTAATGATATAATGGTCTCTTTTACGTAAGACTTATGTGTATTATGTACTTCTAATTGGTTTACAAAAACTTGCATAAAGTTAGAAGCTAGAGGAAGGGCCCCCATTTCAAGTAAAGTTCCCTCCCGTTACACAAAATAACACTTGCCTTCCCTAATACTTTCATCACAAGACAATTTTCAATATTGCTCACAAAAGATGAAATAGAAGAGCTCTAAGTTATAGAAATTATAATGAATCCAACTTCATATGTGGTGTTAATCCTCTAAGAGCATCAAGTCTTAACTTTTTACATAGTTATCACATGTTCTTGTTGACAGTGATAACAACAATGATAAGGGCCTTTAAGTAAGGGATCTCAAGCCTAATATGTGCATATTATGGTAGGGCTATTGCTTCCTTAAAGGAGATAACAACAAAGTGCTTCTACGCATAAAACCCAAACACCTGTTTGACCAGCAACGTATGCCCTATACCTACAACTATCTCATAAGGTATTAACAGGCCTTATAATGGCCCAAGAAATTTCAATAATAGGATAAGCAACTTGATGACACAAATAATGTATACCcaattgatgatatatcatcaattcaaaatcacctcagtcatattataatacattatctatatatctaattatatactcaaaagtatatgcgcataattttattattgtgaaAATTCTAACAAAGGTTGGGGGTGTttctgaaatttcaaattttaatatatccttCAACAATTTCAAAGATTATAATTACACCTTAAAAGAACTAGACATAATGCAACACTTATATTACAATCTATTAGAgctacaaatatattttaaaaatatattggagTGAACATGACAATTTCTAAAATATGATAGACAAAATATCCATTTGCCCATAACAAGTTTTGAGAAATAACGGTTACACCTCATATTACTATTTGTAGCTCAGTTTAGCAAGGGTCttattatgatatttcaaatattgaggacaaaatgacaattaattatatcttatattttaatattttaataaaataacataactatattttaattattaaaattaatgattaactttaatatacatttaactgttaaaattattgGTTGACTTTAATTGATGGATGGGAAATTCACTTATTCAAACTAATAGAatggaaatttgtcatttcatccaACCTTGGGTGAGTATGGTGGTTTAGCCGAAGTCCATCGttcattcaaaaatttcaattgtcaCTGGAATCAAAtgggaaaattaaataatatattttaggaCTAAATTTGAGTCAGGTGAGACgaaagaaatattaaattgCTTACAAATTATAGAGATATTTGCTTTATTTGGATGTAATGGATACATGATGCTATTGTATGGCAATGCAGGCGACAGGTCTCTTGAAACAGGAGCAAGTAACCAAAATTAATAGATCTGAAAACAGAAGGTTGACAGCAAAACTAACACAAACAGCTGCTTCATCTCCCCTAATTTTGCTCATTCTCGTTACTCTGTCTTTATATACTAGTTTATAATACATCATAGATACCAGCTCTCTCACCGGCAATGAAAGGCGGGACGGTGGAGGATGAATACGACGACTTATCTCCGATAGAAGAAGTCCGTCTAATGGTGTCAACAGGGGACGACCCGTGTCTTCCCGTGTGGACTTTTCGAGTGTTGTCCTTAGGCCTTTCGTCTTGCATCCTGCTTTCGTCCTTAAACACTTTCTTTGCATTTCGCACAGAGCCTCTAGTCATCACCATGATCTCCGTCCAGGCGGCAGCTCTCCCATTGGGACGCTTCATGGAAAAAGTTCTTTCCCAAAAAGACCTTCAGGATTCCAGGATTCGGTAAAGAGGGGTTCACGTTGAACCCGGGGCCGTTTAATGTGAAGGAGCACGTCTTGATTTCTGTTTTTGCCAATGCCGGGGCAGGGTTCGGTGCCGGATCAGCTTATGCTGTCAGTGTTGTCACTATTATAAGGGCCTTATATCATCGGCATAAAAGTTTCTTGGCTAGTTTGATGCTTGTTATTTCTACTCAGGTTGGTGTGGTTTCACTTgaatgtttagtttgagttgtACCtgattattgtataattaataatCTTGTAATCAATGTGTGGGAATAGATTTCGGGTTATGGTTGGGCGGGAGTATTAAGGAAGTACGTTGTTGACCCGGGTGACATGTGGTGACCTTGTAGTCTAGTTCAGGTTCCTCTCTTCAGGAATTCCCTTCTCCCAAACGAGTCCATTTCCTTGTTAAAAGGTAGCTCATTGTTGATCTGCGTACAGGGCTTTTCATCAGAGAGATGACAATTGTATGTCACAAGGGAAAGTTTTCCTGATTGCACTTATATGCAGCTTCTGCTGGTACGCAGTCCTGGCTTCCAGGCTGCATTTTCCCCACTTTGTCAATCTTTCATTGGGTGAGTTGGATTTTCCCAAATTCAACACTGGCCCAACAATTAGGCTCGGGCATGAGTGGACTTGGTCTTGGGGCTTTTTCCCTCGACTGGGTAGTCATGGATTCGTCTCCTTGCAGCCCAGTAATCACCCCCTTCTTCGCCATTGTCAATGTCTCTGTGGGCTTTTTCCTGGTGATGTATGTTGTAACCTCCATTGCCCACCAGGGATTCATTCGATATGATGCCAAGACGTTTCCAGTCTTTTCCTCGCATATATTCGACGAAGCAAGCCAAATATATAACATCTCAGCTATCATTAACAGCgattttgaattagatattCCTGCCTATGAGCAAGATGGACACATATACATGAGCATGTTCTTTGCTCTTTCATATGGAATTGGTTTAACGGCTATTTTATCTACATTCATGTGGCATTCTTCTACGGAAGGTAACTGCTAAGAAGCTTGGAATTTAATTGTTGGTTATCTTTATCATTGTAAGGATAATACAGCATGTTTGTTCTGGCAGGGATATATATGCACAGTTCAGATATTCTACACAGCGAAAGAAAGATATTCATGCAAAGTTAATGATGAAGTACGAGCCCACACCAAACTGGTGGTTTCATTCGTTGCTTGTAGTATCAGTGATACTCTCTCTCCTGCTATGAACTTTCATGGAAGAAGAAATTCAATTGCCGTGGTGGGGATTCGTCTTTGCAACAGGCCTTGCTTTAATTTTCACCCTTCCAGTCAGCATTATAATTGCTACAACTAACGTggtaaaaatattgatttttttccaACATTAAGTTTGTATCTAGATTCTCAGACCTAAGTATATAAGGAactgaaattttgaaatgttttacTCACTGGCACATCCTTTTTTCATCTGGGTTGCTTTTATTGGCTGTCACCAGGGTTAAACATTCTTTCAGAGTACCTCATGGGTATTATCTACCCAGGTAGACCAATAGCTAATGTCTGCTAAAAGACTTATGGCTATATAAGCGTGGGCCAGGCAATTTCCTTTCTCAGTGACTTGAAGCTAGGCCATTACATGAAGATTCCCACAAAAAGCAATGTTTATCGTCCAGGTATATATTCTAACCGATAAAATTATGcgtaactttttaaatatttgatcgatatttgatatttgatatatatttaagtgattttaaattaaaaataaaataatattatttatatattcttttggTTTGATAATCCAAATCATATACAAAATAGTAGTAATAACTCTCtccttataataattttgtcttttagcTGATCACAAAGATTTTAGGAATCATAATTGCGGGAACAGTTAACATTATAGAGGCTTGTTACCTGCTGACAACCGTGGAGAACATATGTCAGGATGAGCTCCTTCCTCGGAACTCTCCTTGGACATGCCCGGGAGAacgtatatttttttatgcttCTGTTGTCTGGAGCTTGGTTGGCCCAAATCGTATCTTTGGCAGCGAGAGGGAAACTACTCAGCTCTCAATTTGTTCTTCCTTGGAGGTGCGTTGGCTCCTGTAATTGTTTGGCTGCTGTACAAAGCATTCCCTCAGCACCGATGGATTGCATTCATCCACTTTCCGGTGCTTTGGGGAGATAGACATGCGCTTCCACCCGCTACAACTCTCAACTTCAACAGCTGGATACTGGTTGGAACGATATTCAATTACTTCATCTTTAAGTATCGAAAGGTTATGTGGCACAGATACAATTATGTTCTTTCAGCGGCCTTAGATGCTGGGTTGGCTTTCATGACTGGTGGGGCTCAGAAGGTGAGCACTGTGACATGGCTATGTGCCCAACTACTGAAGGTGTGGCTGTTGAAGGTTGTCCTGTGTTGTACTAAATATATACCACTTCTACATCATATAATTTGTAAGcacaaaagaaagagaagtaACTCTTTAATAAAAAGCTCTTTTATGTTCCCTTTATTACTGTCAAAGGATAGAAACACCAccaatatatatacacaagtAACTCTCGagcaatataataatataatcatttatgttCGAGTAATTTTGAAGGAGCAGCATATCTAGAAGAAAATCCTCGTGACAAAGACTCCACATCATCATTATCCCAACACCCCTCATCAAAGTTTTGAGAATAGCTTATAGGGTCATACCTAAAACCACCAGCTGGTTTTGGCCGTCGATTGTTCCTGAAAGTTGCTGCGATATTACACCCAAAACTTGACTGCTGCCTTCTTGTATCTGTATCCCATGTTCCTCCCTTTCTCCATGGAAGCTTCAACTTGAGCCGACCCCAGCATGATAGCAACCCCACTCCATCAGAATTGTGACGAGGCCGAGTTCTCTCCATGAATAGCACTCAAACTTGCTCAAGACAATTACCTTTCAATTGGGTTAGAGTTGTCGGGTCTGCTCTCTGTTTCAACCTTTCAAGTGTGTGGTAGAGAGAAGATAGCAAAAGCTGAGCTGTATGGAACaagttctttttgttttttaggaGAGAAGTGTAAAAAGAACAAAAGGAAACATGAGAGAGTCGAAAGAACAAGTACTTGTCATCTGGGTTGATTTTGGTTTGCCATAAATATAGATAGATAGTAAAATCAAGTGTGATGCATGATGTAATATGCATTAGCTCTTTCATAAAATTTGTGCAGCTGCTGCATGCATACATACAAGAAGAAAGACGGAGAAAAATTGACTGAACTTGGTAATACTTGAATATATATGTGTTAAATATAAGAAGTGGGTCTGAATCAAacattatttgtaaaataaatgtaACAAAGCGAAAGATGACATGTTAAATTCCAATTTTGCTAAACTTCACAATAGCTAGATCCAATATTCTCTTTTAAAATAATGCTTTGGTtagaaaatagataaataaactaCCAAAAGAAATAGTAGTacaaaaacaagataatattttCACTGCCGAAGATGTCATGAGAGGCATAGCTACCTACCATGACGAAGATATTGTGGTCATGAATTCATgatgaagaatttaaaaaaaataaaaataaaaaaaaaaacaaaggtttCTGGCAAGGTTTTATATCGCTtaccaaacttttttttttctaatttaaattaagcaTTTTCCTTTTAATGTTCATGTTgggtttgaattttggataaaaaatctCTAACCATAACCCAATatgaattaaaatcatataaaaaaatttctctttttcaacTAAACTGGAGCTATAATCATATTATCTTGACAtgacttaaattaattaaaattataaaacaagtTGTACcatgtcaaaacaaaatttattataaaacaatacattttgttatgaaataatataatttgataaaacgaAATTGATCTATTGCAACTTATATAATTGCTTGCTAACTCAAATATTAATCTTTTGAGCAAAATTCTCCCATTGAactttgtattatataataatcaattttattttattttatttatgatgttaACAATTTCATCCAAATATGTTTTAAGCCActattttacattaaattattgACACTTCCATTAAAAGATTGCGTTTACACTTGATTATGTCTGTCAATATCACAATTTGTAGGCCAAGAATATTATTTCAGCAGGACTAGGAGAACCATGCTTTGCTAACACTtgtaaaacatatttttatgattatcaACCCACAACATTCATCTTAGGTCTTATTAAGTAGACTCAACAAACAGACAGGTTAACTTGGGTATAAATCGAATcgatatagatataaataaaaaataatcaaattatatgtgtaataatttttaaaacatgtatttaACTTTACGATACAGGTCAACTCGTAAATTACtcgttaatattaattttttactatttttttgttttcattattttaatgtatttttttgtattttttaattttttttcaaatacataagtatttcttgaagaaaatgaaaatttatcttaaattataaaaatatttttttataaatttgaagaatctTGACattaaaaaaggaataaaatttataataaagtatttaatactcatattttttaaatttgtttttaacacaataatttttttaattttaggatagatttggatttatttcataccacaaaaagggaaaatatgtgaaatttatattgagtgtgttataaatttgatattgaagaggaagaagaagataaataagaaaaatataacgGGTGACCCACAAACATACTTGATCCGttcataaaatatcattatccTCACATATggattcaaaaatctaaaactcatATCCGTATTTAAACAGGTTACCCACAGGTTCTATGGCTGAGTCTCTTGTTTTGCCATCTCTTTTAGTAAGGACGAAATTGTATTTAACCAGCTTGCAACTGAGCATGCGTTCTCAGAAGGAAAATCCATTGGAAGTGAGGCTTACACAAAGGGATTGCCAAGGACCAGAGAATAAGAGATTCAAATTGTTCCCATAACTAAAGCCTTTCAAACAGGATTACGGTCTTTAAAAATGTTCGTAATTTATGATAACAactctttcttttgtttatattaatttttttctctagaaAAGGCATAGATCATTACAGAATTACGGTCTCATTTCATACTGAAATATGAGGACTACGCACAAACCATATTACTCATTCGGGCCGAACAATCTGTGTCCATCAAGGGAGTGGTAACATAGGTaatattgaagaagaagaaacggAGAGAAATGGATGTGATTGTGTGAAGCCACAAATTACAGCAGCCCAAATCATTCTTAAATCCAAACAAACCAACAAAGCCACTTGAAAcaataaaaagggaaatttctTGAGTGTGATTTAGTAGCAGCTAAGGATAGACATGCAGGTCCAACCATAGTCCAAAAACTAACTGGAAGGCTACATGGACTGTCTGTGTCAACCAAACATGAAGTTGAATTTTCACTCTTCAGGAAAAGTTAAGGAAAATAGATTATAAACtattacaaaattatgtatattgcCAACAAAAAGCTAAAGAAACTCCATGCACAAATTACCATTTACCAGCTATCTAAGAAACGAAATATGGTACCAAAGGTAGGCTACATTTTGACTGCAACCTGTTCTGCAGAACTTTTCTTCACAACTCCTTTGGAGCACAGCTGATTTAATAGCTCCAAAGCCTCCTTGGCTAAACCTTCATAAGCTATGCCTTCAATGAGAATGGTGTAGGTAGTTTCTGTGGGTTTACAACCTCTCATTACCATGTCTGCCAAGAAGTCGATTGCATGATCTGTCTGCCGAGCCTTACAAAGTGCCGTCATGACATAATTGTAGGTAATTACATTAGGCTTGATGCCTAATTTATCCAGATCACGGAAAAGCTTAATTGCTTCATCAACCTTGCCTTCTCTACTAAGCCCACCAACAAGGGATGAGTAGGTAATTGCATCAGGCTTGAGACCCTTTCCACGCATCTCATTCAAAAGTTTCATAGCTTGTTCTGTTTTCCCCACCTTTGAGAGCCCGTCAATAACTGTGTTGTAAGTGATCAAAACAGGTGAACAAAACTTGCTACTAAGTTGGTTAAGTATCTCAACTGCAATATCAACCTTCCCATCTTTGCATAATGCAGTGAGGAGAGTATTATACGTCACAATATCAGGGTAACAGCCCCTGGACAccataatttctaaatactcAATAGCTCTTTccatcttcttttctttgcaGAAACCATGGAGCAATGGGTTGTAACTTAAGGAATTTGGGGTACATCCATGCTTATGCATCTTCTCCAATATATCAATTGCTCGACCCAATAAACCTTTTCGACACaagaaattaatcaatatattgAATGTAACGACACTAGGAGAGCATCCTTTCCGAACCATTTCGGCTAATAGTCTCTCTGCATCCATCCACCGACCAGTGCTACACATGCTAcgcaaaataatattatgtgtaatCACATTAGGTTGGCATCCATAAGATGGCATGtcattcaagaatttgattgCTTCATCCAACCTTCCTTCCTTACAAATTCCATTGACAAGAACATTGTAGGTAACCACATCAGGTTTGCATCCTCTGCTCCCCATCTCATCTAAGAGCTTCATTGCCTGACCAACCCCACTTTCGTTGCAAGTtgcttcaattaatatggtataaGTGATTACATCTGGAAAGCATTCCCTCTCCAATTGTCTATTAAGAACTTTCATGGCTAGACCTAACTTCCCACTATCACATAAGGTACGcaaaatagtattatatgtaaCAACATCTGGAGCTACACTCATTTGATCCAAAAGACGTAAGGCATTATCAATCTCCCCTGACTTGCAATACCCACTAATCAAAACATTGTAAGTTATAACATCAGGAACTGCCCCAGAACCTTCTATAATCTCCATAACTCTAGTTGCCTTCCTAGTCTTACCAACTTTACAGAATCCACGAATTAAACTTGTGCAAGGGATTATATCAGGAATATCACCACGATAAACCATGCTTTCAAGAAACTTAAATCCTTCTTCTAACTCCCCATTTCTAACCAGCCGACGAAGATGATTATTGCTCTCAAATTCCTCAAAATTATGAGAAGAATTCTCTTGACTAGAGGAAATATGACCATTGACCAAATGCCCATGTGGAGATTTCTGAGCGTTTTTCAGTTTAACATTAGAAGTAAGTGTTCCAGCCTTTGATACAGCAAAAACCCGCGTTTGCTTTTGAAACCCTAGAGGCTTACGCTTTTTACAATCAAAACTATCAGCAGACTGAACAAGAAAGGGAGACTTGTACCGCACATAAACTTTCACAGAAGTTAAGGTGACACCAACTTTATTGGCGCCATGTCTAGCACTAGAAAAACTACAGTTTCGTGTACTTTCTCTATGAAAATTGTGAAATGAGCAAAACCCTTTATGGACAAAATTCGTAGGTACAATCAAATCCATACTTTCACCTACTTGTGAATGGAAAAAGATTAGTGTTCAAACATTCAtgctttaaataaaataaacacagTTAAAAGGGCAATTTTCAAGTGAAGGGTTTAGTGAGGGTTTTGTAACAGAATAACAAAAAGTCTTCAAAAAGGGTTATAGATAGCAAAAATGAATccagagagaaaaagatgaagcTTACTCTGAGACTGGTTTGGAGAGATGAAATGGAGAAGCTACAGACAAAGTAGTGCCGCCTTGTTGTTGCTTATCCAGTTTGTGACTTGGTTCTGGCTCTTGGAAATCGAACGATAGGGTGTTAGTTTAGGAAGTGGAAGCAAGAAGGAGTCCAAGTGGACCAGATTAAAGATGGGCTTGTTCACTAAAACAGAACTGCTATTGCCCACTACTGGTGTGAAGAGAAGCGTTGGCCCATCGGGCTTTGGCTTCATTGCTCTTAGTTTCAATTATATTAAGGAAAGcgatttttatttagttaatcaccctatttatattttaaaatctctcttaaaatatatttaatgctaaaaatatttttttattttagacttaaaaattttttttttttctttactccctttataattttaaactagtAAAGATTAATTGAAATATGGAAATTGTAATATAAGAtggtaaatttttatatatttaattttctgtttttatccttttaagtgTCCTAacctaagaaaaaaattaataaacatattttaataattaaattaaaaaatttaattctcaGATGTAAACAGAAAATGAGaaataaacatattaataaacagaaaatgtttttaatttgttatttaataaacatattttaatcattaaattgttgaaaaattaattctaaattaGTTTTCTAGTATgtaaaatgagaaataaaaaataaagtggaCACGAGGAATGTCACtcctagggctggactcgaattgagccagcttgagctcgagctcaagctcggctcagATGAGCCCGAAAATAGCTGACTTTAGCTGAGCTTGAGCTATtta
This is a stretch of genomic DNA from Mangifera indica cultivar Alphonso chromosome 11, CATAS_Mindica_2.1, whole genome shotgun sequence. It encodes these proteins:
- the LOC123229968 gene encoding pentatricopeptide repeat-containing protein At1g09900; this translates as MDLIVPTNFVHKGFCSFHNFHRESTRNCSFSSARHGANKVGVTLTSVKVYVRYKSPFLVQSADSFDCKKRKPLGFQKQTRVFAVSKAGTLTSNVKLKNAQKSPHGHLVNGHISSSQENSSHNFEEFESNNHLRRLVRNGELEEGFKFLESMVYRGDIPDIIPCTSLIRGFCKVGKTRKATRVMEIIEGSGAVPDVITYNVLISGYCKSGEIDNALRLLDQMSVAPDVVTYNTILRTLCDSGKLGLAMKVLNRQLERECFPDVITYTILIEATCNESGVGQAMKLLDEMGSRGCKPDVVTYNVLVNGICKEGRLDEAIKFLNDMPSYGCQPNVITHNIILRSMCSTGRWMDAERLLAEMVRKGCSPSVVTFNILINFLCRKGLLGRAIDILEKMHKHGCTPNSLSYNPLLHGFCKEKKMERAIEYLEIMVSRGCYPDIVTYNTLLTALCKDGKVDIAVEILNQLSSKFCSPVLITYNTVIDGLSKVGKTEQAMKLLNEMRGKGLKPDAITYSSLVGGLSREGKVDEAIKLFRDLDKLGIKPNVITYNYVMTALCKARQTDHAIDFLADMVMRGCKPTETTYTILIEGIAYEGLAKEALELLNQLCSKGVVKKSSAEQVAVKM